In Pectobacterium aroidearum, the following are encoded in one genomic region:
- a CDS encoding MGMT family protein, whose amino-acid sequence MSEENDNFRQRVFQIVAAIPYGKIATYGDIAQLADSPRASRQVGGVLKRLPKDSKLPWHRVINRKGEISLVGGDYVRQKSALQAEGIIFNRQGKIDLAKYRWQYAP is encoded by the coding sequence ATGTCAGAAGAAAACGATAATTTCCGCCAGCGTGTTTTTCAAATCGTCGCGGCGATTCCTTACGGAAAAATAGCGACTTACGGTGACATCGCTCAGCTTGCCGACTCCCCCAGAGCATCAAGACAAGTAGGAGGGGTATTAAAGCGCCTGCCGAAAGACAGCAAACTCCCCTGGCATCGAGTAATCAATCGTAAAGGTGAAATATCGCTGGTAGGTGGAGACTATGTGCGCCAAAAGTCAGCGCTGCAAGCGGAAGGGATTATTTTTAATCGTCAGGGAAAGATTGATCTTGCGAAATATCGCTGGCAATACGCGCCATAG
- the rsmS gene encoding pleiotropic regulatory protein RsmS, protein MSLENAPPEIKLAVDLIMLLEENQIEPHIALAALEIVRTDFEKKLSPEESDADLIIKGKSPR, encoded by the coding sequence ATGTCACTTGAAAATGCTCCACCCGAAATCAAGCTAGCGGTCGATTTGATTATGTTGCTGGAAGAAAACCAGATCGAGCCACATATCGCACTGGCTGCTCTGGAGATTGTACGTACCGATTTTGAGAAAAAGCTCTCGCCAGAAGAAAGCGACGCAGACCTCATCATCAAAGGGAAATCTCCCAGGTAA
- a CDS encoding efflux RND transporter periplasmic adaptor subunit, with protein MNKNRRLTPLAAVLMLSGGLMLAGCDGGNNQQGGAQQQMPEVGIVTLKTEALNVMTELPGRTSAYRIAEVRPQVGGIILKRNFVEGSDVKAGASLYQIDPATYQASYNSAKGSLAQAQAQAEIARLTVNRYKPLLGTNYVSKQDYDQAVATSRQADAAVQAAKAAVDTAQINLAYTKVSSPIEGRVGKSTVTEGALVATGQATALTTVQQLDPIYVDVTQSSNDFLQLKRELENGTLKQSAGKANVRLLLENGTEYTEAGTLEFSDVTVDETTGSITLRAIFPNPQHNLLPGMFVRARLDSGVNPTALLVPQQGVTRDPRGQATAMVVGEGDKVEPRTLTTSKAVGDKWLVTEGLKAGDRVIVTGLQKIRPGAQVKTQEVAQENQQAQQAPAEPAKS; from the coding sequence ATGAACAAAAACAGAAGGCTAACGCCTCTGGCGGCAGTTCTGATGCTTTCTGGCGGCTTAATGCTCGCAGGATGTGATGGCGGCAATAATCAGCAAGGCGGCGCACAGCAGCAGATGCCTGAAGTGGGTATTGTCACGTTAAAAACGGAAGCACTGAATGTCATGACCGAGCTGCCGGGCCGTACAAGTGCTTACCGCATTGCTGAGGTTCGCCCACAGGTTGGTGGGATTATCCTCAAACGCAACTTCGTTGAAGGGTCGGACGTTAAAGCGGGCGCATCGCTGTATCAAATCGATCCTGCGACCTATCAGGCAAGCTACAACAGCGCCAAAGGTTCACTCGCTCAGGCTCAGGCTCAGGCAGAAATTGCCCGTCTGACCGTTAACCGTTATAAGCCACTGCTGGGCACCAACTACGTCAGCAAGCAGGATTATGACCAGGCTGTCGCCACGTCACGTCAAGCAGATGCTGCCGTTCAGGCTGCCAAAGCGGCAGTGGACACCGCACAAATCAATCTGGCTTACACCAAAGTCAGTTCACCTATCGAAGGCCGCGTGGGTAAATCCACGGTAACGGAAGGCGCCTTGGTGGCAACCGGGCAAGCGACTGCATTAACGACCGTGCAACAGCTTGATCCGATTTATGTTGACGTCACACAGTCCAGCAACGATTTCCTGCAACTGAAAAGAGAGCTGGAAAACGGTACGCTGAAACAAAGCGCAGGCAAAGCTAATGTCCGCCTGCTACTGGAAAACGGTACTGAATATACCGAGGCAGGTACATTGGAATTCTCTGATGTCACGGTAGATGAAACCACCGGCTCCATCACACTGCGTGCCATCTTCCCTAACCCGCAGCACAACCTTCTTCCCGGTATGTTTGTACGCGCACGTCTCGATTCCGGCGTTAACCCGACAGCATTATTAGTGCCGCAGCAGGGTGTTACTCGCGACCCGCGTGGCCAGGCTACCGCTATGGTGGTTGGGGAAGGCGATAAAGTGGAACCCCGTACGCTTACAACCAGTAAAGCAGTTGGTGACAAATGGTTGGTTACCGAAGGCTTGAAAGCGGGCGATCGCGTTATTGTTACGGGTCTGCAAAAAATCAGACCCGGTGCGCAGGTGAAAACTCAAGAAGTCGCTCAAGAAAATCAGCAGGCACAGCAAGCGCCAGCAGAACCCGCGAAGTCTTAA
- the acrR gene encoding multidrug efflux transporter transcriptional repressor AcrR, whose amino-acid sequence MARKTKKQAQETRQQILDTALRVFSEHGVSATSLSDIATAAGVTRGAIYWHFKNKAEIFDEIWALAESKISEFEIEYQTKFPDNPLRVMRELLIYMLRLTVSDTHWRSIMEIAFHKCEFVGEMLQSYNARKELYLSCYVDIEENLIECIRLGMLPTDIHSRRAAIALRAYFSGVMENWLFMPESFDLDQEAPALVDAFIDMLHFSPALRKPAE is encoded by the coding sequence ATGGCACGAAAAACCAAAAAACAGGCTCAGGAAACCCGACAACAGATACTGGATACCGCGTTAAGAGTGTTCTCTGAGCATGGTGTGTCTGCGACTTCATTGTCCGACATTGCGACTGCTGCTGGTGTGACCCGCGGTGCTATTTATTGGCACTTTAAGAACAAGGCCGAAATTTTCGATGAGATCTGGGCGCTGGCAGAGTCGAAAATCAGTGAGTTTGAAATAGAGTATCAGACAAAATTCCCTGATAATCCACTCCGCGTGATGCGTGAATTATTGATTTATATGCTGCGTTTAACAGTTAGTGATACTCACTGGCGATCCATTATGGAGATCGCTTTTCACAAATGTGAGTTTGTCGGTGAAATGTTGCAATCGTATAATGCGCGCAAAGAGCTTTATCTTTCCTGCTATGTCGATATTGAAGAAAACCTGATTGAGTGCATTCGTCTGGGCATGTTGCCGACGGACATTCATTCCCGCCGTGCTGCGATTGCACTGCGTGCCTATTTTTCCGGCGTGATGGAAAACTGGCTATTTATGCCGGAAAGTTTCGATCTCGATCAGGAAGCCCCGGCGCTGGTGGATGCCTTTATCGATATGCTGCATTTTAGCCCGGCGCTACGTAAACCCGCTGAGTAA
- a CDS encoding DUF454 family protein, with the protein MYRVLLIILGWVSVVLATLGVVLPLLPTTPFLLLAAWCFARSSPRFHDWLLYRSWFGSYLRHWQQHRALPPGAKWKAVTMILLTFALSLWLVKLVWVRILLLVILAILLTFMLRLPVLDPEQQTQGANPKR; encoded by the coding sequence ATGTATCGCGTGTTGTTGATTATATTGGGGTGGGTTTCCGTTGTGCTGGCAACGTTGGGCGTCGTGTTACCTTTATTGCCAACCACGCCTTTCTTGTTACTGGCCGCCTGGTGTTTTGCCCGCTCATCCCCGCGTTTCCATGACTGGCTACTGTACCGTTCGTGGTTTGGCAGCTACCTGCGCCATTGGCAGCAACATCGGGCACTGCCGCCGGGGGCAAAATGGAAGGCAGTCACCATGATTCTGTTAACGTTTGCGCTTTCGCTCTGGCTGGTTAAGCTGGTTTGGGTCAGGATCTTGCTATTGGTTATTTTGGCTATTTTGTTGACCTTTATGCTTCGTTTACCCGTGCTTGATCCAGAACAACAAACGCAGGGCGCGAATCCGAAAAGATAG
- the tomB gene encoding Hha toxicity modulator TomB, which yields MDEYTPKHYDIAQLRFLCENLCDESIATLGDSSHGWVNDPTSAINLQLNELIEHIATFILTFKIKYPNESELSEQVEKYLDDTYVLFSNYGINDAELRRWQKSKAKLFGMFSGENVCTPAKT from the coding sequence ATGGATGAGTACACACCAAAACATTATGATATTGCCCAACTCAGATTCTTATGTGAGAATCTGTGTGACGAAAGCATAGCAACGTTAGGCGATAGCAGCCACGGCTGGGTCAATGATCCAACATCTGCGATCAATCTCCAATTAAATGAACTTATTGAGCATATCGCTACGTTTATTCTCACATTTAAAATAAAATACCCTAACGAAAGTGAGCTTTCAGAGCAGGTTGAAAAGTATTTGGATGATACTTACGTCTTGTTTAGCAACTATGGGATTAATGATGCTGAACTGCGGCGCTGGCAGAAGTCCAAAGCAAAATTATTCGGAATGTTCTCAGGGGAGAACGTCTGTACGCCTGCTAAAACTTAA
- a CDS encoding type B 50S ribosomal protein L31 yields the protein MKAGIHPDYRTVVFHDTSADVYYRTGSTIKTDRTIELEGTSYPYVTIDVSSASHPYYTGKQKEYSKEGSTARFQQRFGNFFK from the coding sequence ATGAAAGCAGGTATTCATCCTGACTACCGCACGGTGGTATTTCACGATACCAGCGCAGATGTCTATTACAGGACGGGCTCAACAATTAAAACCGATCGAACCATTGAACTGGAGGGTACCAGCTACCCTTACGTCACCATTGACGTTTCTTCGGCATCGCATCCCTATTACACCGGGAAGCAAAAAGAATATTCCAAAGAAGGCAGCACAGCGCGCTTCCAGCAGCGCTTTGGGAACTTCTTCAAGTAA
- the ykgO gene encoding type B 50S ribosomal protein L36, protein MQVLSSLRSAKNRHKDCIVVRRRGRVYVICKSNPRFKAVQGGKKKKG, encoded by the coding sequence ATGCAGGTGCTTAGTTCGCTGCGTTCAGCAAAAAATCGTCACAAAGATTGTATTGTGGTTCGCCGTCGCGGGCGAGTTTACGTTATATGCAAATCCAATCCGCGCTTTAAGGCCGTGCAAGGCGGAAAAAAGAAAAAAGGTTAA
- the priC gene encoding primosomal replication protein PriC, with protein sequence MNTHRLLQALEQQITTLAKELEPLADKAVPQSRFDRQLFSSYGTRLRDYRAEVEQNLHAIKQLVAEQRTERVAFLAEKLVSQIAALQRELATQSLRRQEQHAAPQPEDVYHKLAEHQDYERRLLSMIQDRESLLITQTLFSEQQRLQKELAALEGRLSRCRQALSRLERQIERREQGL encoded by the coding sequence GTGAACACGCATCGATTGCTGCAAGCGCTTGAACAACAAATTACCACGCTGGCAAAAGAGCTTGAACCGCTGGCGGATAAAGCCGTGCCGCAATCGCGCTTTGACCGCCAGCTCTTTAGCAGTTACGGCACCCGACTGCGGGATTATCGCGCTGAAGTTGAGCAAAATCTGCATGCAATAAAACAGCTGGTTGCCGAGCAACGCACCGAACGCGTAGCATTTCTGGCAGAAAAGCTGGTCAGTCAAATAGCCGCACTGCAGCGCGAACTGGCGACGCAATCATTACGCAGGCAAGAGCAACATGCCGCCCCGCAGCCGGAAGATGTGTACCACAAACTGGCAGAACATCAGGATTATGAACGCCGTTTGCTCTCCATGATTCAAGATAGAGAAAGCCTGCTCATCACACAGACGCTTTTCAGCGAGCAACAGCGGTTACAAAAAGAGCTGGCGGCGCTGGAAGGACGACTATCACGCTGCCGTCAGGCGCTATCGCGACTGGAGCGTCAAATCGAACGCCGGGAGCAAGGGCTATAG
- a CDS encoding HHA domain-containing protein: MKKIDYLMRLRKCTTIDTLERVIEKNKYELSNDELEMFFSAADHRLAELTMNKLYDKVPTAVWRYVR, translated from the coding sequence ATGAAAAAAATCGACTATTTGATGCGTTTGCGTAAATGCACAACCATTGACACTCTCGAACGCGTTATTGAAAAAAACAAGTATGAACTCTCTAATGATGAACTGGAGATGTTCTTTTCCGCAGCCGATCATCGTCTGGCAGAACTGACGATGAACAAACTTTACGACAAAGTTCCTACCGCAGTATGGCGATACGTCCGTTAA
- a CDS encoding efflux RND transporter permease subunit, whose translation MAKFFIDRPIFAWVLAIMVMLTGLLAIVKLPIAQYPTIAPPAIDVTATYPGADASTLQDSVTQVIEQNMNGIDNLMYMSSSSDSSGTVQITLTFEAGTDPDIAQVQVQNKLQLAMPLLPQEVQQQGVNVQKSSSSFLMVAAFISEDGKMSQEDIADYVAANVKDPISRTSGVGDAQLFGSQYAMRIWLDPNKLNNYQLTAGDVTAAIRVQNNQIAAGQLGGAPPVPGQQLNASIIAQTRLNSAEEFSKILLKVNADGSQVRLKDVARVELGAEGYDVIARFNGKPAAGIGIKLATGANALDTATAVKEALTKAEEFFPAGLKVVYPYDTTPFVKISINEVVKTLVEAIVLVFLVMYLFLQNFRATLIPTIAVPVVLLGTFAILSAFGYSINTLTMFAMVLAIGLLVDDAIVVVENVERVMAEEGLPPKEATKRSMEQIQGALVGIALVLSAVFVPMAFTGGSTGAIYRQFSITIVSAMVLSVMVALILTPALCATLLKPIAKGDHSEKTGFFGWFNRLFEKSTHHYTDSVANILRSTGRYLVIYLLIVVGLALLFLRLPTSFLPDEDQGVLLNIVQLPSGATQENTQKIMDRMTQYYLENEKGNVKSVFTVTGFGFSGRGQNAGLAFASLNDWSERSGAENKVMAIAGRANAAFSQYKEAMVFAVNLPAIIELGTATGFDFQLIDQANLGHAKLTEARNQLLGMAAQRPDTLEQVRPNGMEDTPQFRLDIDQEKAQALGVSLSDISSTLATTLGGSYVNDFIDRGRVKKVYVQADAPFRMLPDDIKNWYIRGSNGQMVPFSAFTQSHWEYGSPRLERYNGQPSMQIQGQAAPGKSTGEAMALMESFVAQLPQGIGYEWTGMSYQERLSGNQAPAIYAISLIVVFLCLAALYESWSIPFSVMLVVPLGIIGALIAANMTGLENDVYFKVGLLTTIGLSAKNAILIVEFAKDLMEKEGKGLIEATLDAVRMRLRPILMTSLAFILGVMPLVISSGAGSGAQNAVGTGVMGGMITATVLAIFFVPVFFVVVRRRFGKKVDDTTAH comes from the coding sequence ATGGCTAAGTTTTTTATAGATCGACCCATTTTTGCATGGGTACTCGCCATCATGGTGATGCTGACGGGGTTGCTGGCAATTGTTAAATTACCGATTGCCCAGTATCCGACGATCGCACCACCCGCGATTGACGTAACAGCAACTTATCCAGGGGCCGATGCATCAACGCTGCAAGATTCCGTTACGCAGGTTATCGAACAGAATATGAACGGTATCGATAACCTGATGTATATGTCATCAAGCAGTGACTCTTCCGGTACAGTTCAGATTACGCTGACGTTTGAGGCAGGTACGGATCCGGACATCGCGCAGGTTCAGGTGCAGAACAAACTGCAACTTGCCATGCCGCTGCTGCCGCAGGAAGTACAGCAGCAAGGGGTTAACGTCCAGAAATCCAGTAGCAGCTTCCTCATGGTTGCCGCCTTCATCAGTGAAGACGGTAAAATGTCACAGGAAGATATCGCTGACTATGTGGCCGCTAACGTTAAAGACCCTATCAGCCGTACATCCGGCGTGGGTGACGCTCAGCTGTTTGGCTCCCAGTACGCGATGCGTATCTGGCTGGATCCGAACAAACTGAACAACTATCAGTTAACCGCAGGTGACGTCACTGCGGCAATTCGTGTTCAAAACAACCAGATCGCCGCAGGACAGTTAGGGGGCGCACCACCGGTTCCCGGCCAGCAATTAAATGCCTCGATCATTGCGCAGACCCGTCTGAATTCAGCAGAGGAATTTTCTAAAATACTGCTGAAAGTCAACGCTGATGGGTCTCAGGTTCGCCTTAAAGATGTCGCACGCGTTGAGTTGGGCGCAGAAGGCTACGACGTTATAGCGCGTTTCAATGGTAAACCTGCTGCCGGTATCGGTATCAAATTGGCAACAGGCGCGAACGCGCTGGATACGGCAACTGCGGTAAAAGAGGCACTGACGAAAGCGGAAGAGTTCTTCCCTGCTGGCCTGAAAGTCGTTTATCCGTACGATACAACACCTTTCGTTAAGATCTCGATCAACGAAGTAGTGAAAACGCTGGTGGAAGCCATCGTACTGGTATTCCTTGTGATGTATCTGTTCCTGCAGAACTTCCGTGCCACGCTGATCCCAACCATCGCGGTACCTGTCGTCTTGCTGGGGACGTTTGCTATCCTCTCCGCGTTTGGCTATTCCATTAACACCTTGACGATGTTCGCAATGGTTCTCGCCATCGGGCTTCTGGTGGATGATGCCATCGTCGTCGTGGAAAACGTGGAACGTGTCATGGCGGAAGAAGGCCTGCCGCCTAAAGAAGCGACAAAACGTTCCATGGAGCAGATCCAGGGCGCGTTGGTTGGTATTGCGTTGGTACTGTCCGCGGTATTCGTCCCAATGGCGTTTACCGGTGGTTCCACAGGGGCAATCTACCGCCAGTTCTCCATCACTATCGTTTCTGCGATGGTGCTGTCGGTGATGGTCGCGTTGATTCTGACTCCTGCTCTTTGTGCAACGCTGCTAAAACCGATTGCCAAAGGCGACCACAGTGAGAAAACAGGCTTCTTCGGCTGGTTCAACAGGCTGTTTGAGAAAAGCACGCACCATTACACCGATAGCGTGGCAAATATCCTGCGTAGCACAGGCCGTTATCTGGTCATCTATCTGCTGATTGTTGTGGGTCTGGCGCTGTTGTTCTTACGTCTACCGACATCCTTCCTGCCAGATGAAGATCAGGGGGTTCTCCTGAACATCGTTCAGTTGCCTTCAGGGGCAACGCAGGAAAATACCCAGAAAATCATGGACAGAATGACGCAATACTATCTCGAAAATGAGAAAGGCAACGTCAAGTCTGTGTTTACCGTAACGGGCTTTGGGTTCTCTGGTCGTGGGCAAAACGCCGGTCTGGCTTTCGCCAGCCTGAATGACTGGAGTGAACGAAGCGGCGCCGAAAATAAAGTTATGGCGATTGCAGGACGAGCAAACGCAGCCTTTAGCCAGTATAAAGAAGCTATGGTTTTCGCAGTCAACCTTCCTGCGATTATCGAACTGGGTACCGCAACAGGTTTCGACTTCCAGCTGATTGACCAGGCTAACCTTGGGCACGCAAAACTGACGGAAGCACGTAACCAACTACTAGGCATGGCGGCACAACGCCCTGATACCCTGGAACAAGTTCGTCCTAACGGGATGGAAGATACACCGCAGTTCCGTCTCGATATCGATCAGGAAAAAGCACAGGCGCTTGGCGTGTCGCTGTCGGATATCAGTTCAACATTGGCAACCACACTGGGTGGTTCTTATGTAAATGACTTTATCGATCGCGGTCGCGTGAAGAAAGTGTACGTTCAGGCCGATGCGCCTTTCCGTATGCTGCCGGATGACATCAAAAACTGGTACATCCGCGGTAGCAACGGACAAATGGTGCCATTCTCTGCCTTTACGCAGAGCCACTGGGAATACGGTTCACCGCGTCTGGAACGTTATAACGGCCAACCATCCATGCAGATCCAAGGTCAAGCCGCGCCAGGTAAGAGTACCGGTGAGGCTATGGCATTGATGGAAAGTTTCGTGGCCCAGTTACCGCAAGGTATCGGCTACGAATGGACGGGTATGTCCTATCAGGAGCGGTTATCAGGCAACCAGGCACCGGCAATCTATGCGATTTCACTGATTGTTGTGTTCCTGTGTCTGGCAGCACTTTATGAAAGCTGGTCAATACCGTTCTCCGTCATGCTGGTTGTTCCACTGGGGATCATCGGCGCATTGATTGCGGCAAATATGACAGGTCTTGAAAACGACGTTTACTTTAAGGTGGGCCTGCTGACAACCATAGGGCTATCCGCGAAGAACGCCATATTGATCGTCGAATTTGCTAAAGATCTGATGGAAAAAGAAGGGAAAGGACTGATAGAAGCAACGCTGGATGCCGTTCGTATGCGTTTGCGCCCAATCCTGATGACATCACTGGCCTTTATCCTCGGCGTAATGCCGCTGGTAATCAGTAGTGGAGCAGGTTCCGGTGCACAGAACGCCGTTGGTACTGGCGTAATGGGCGGGATGATTACCGCAACCGTGCTGGCTATCTTCTTCGTTCCCGTGTTCTTTGTGGTTGTCCGCCGTCGCTTCGGCAAAAAAGTAGACGACACAACAGCGCACTAA